The nucleotide window GGCCGACTGGCCGGGCGCGCGGATCGAAAGCGCGGCGCAGGCGCCGGGGCTGGACCTGCGCGGCTGGCTGGTCGCGCTGGCCGCGGCGCTGTTCGCGCTGGACGCCCTGGGCAGCGCCTGGCTGGCGCGCGGCACGCGGCGCGGCCGGGACAGGGGGTTCGCATGAGGCTGATCCTGTTGATCCTGCCCTTCTGGGCCCTGTGCTGGACCGCTGCGCTTCACGCGCAAGAGGCGCCCGACCCCCGCCTGATGCGGGCCGCGGACGAGGTGACGCTGGCCTATGTGATCACCGGCGATGCCGAGGTGGATGCGGCATCCGAAGCCGGTCTGCGCGGGCTGTCGCAGGTGCTCACCGCCCGCACCACGGTCGAACCGGACGAGCCCATCGGCATCGACCCCGACCGCGACGACCTGTCGCTGCTGACCTTTCTCTACTGGCCGGTGACCGAGGCGCAGCCCTTGCCCTCGCCGCAGGCCTATGTGCGGCTGAACCATTTCCTGCGCTCGGGCGGGATGATCCTGTTCGACACCCGCGACGGCGACATCGCCGGTCTGGGCGGGCCGGACGGCTCGGCGACGCTGCAGACCCTGGCCGCGCCGCTGGACATTCCGCCGCTGGCGCCGGTGCCCGGGGATCACGTCCTGACCCGGACCTTCTACCTGCTCAGGGATTTTCCCGGCCGCTATCAGGGGCGCGAGATCTGGGCCGAGGCGCCCCCCGCCGGCGCCGAGGCTGCCGAGGGGGTCCCGTTCCGCAATCTCAACGACGGCGTGTCGCCGGTGCTGATCGGCGGCAATGCCTGGGCCGAGGCCTGGGCCGTGGACGATAACGGCCTGCCGATGTTCAGCGTCGGTTCCGGCTTCGACGGCGAGCGCCAGCGCGAGATGGCCTATCGCTTCGGGGTCAACCTGGTGATGTATGTGCTGACCGGGAATTACAAATCGGATCAGGTGCATGTGCCTGCATTGCTGGACCGGCTGCGGCAAGAGGAGGTCTCGGAATGAGCGGGCTCGCCTTCGATCCGCTGCTGCCCTGGCCCATCGTGGCGGCGCTGGCGCTGCTGGCGGGGCTGGTGGCGCTCTGGTCGCTTTGGCGCGGCTTGCGCGGCTGGCTGCTGCGCGGACTGGCCGGCTTGGCCGTCGCGGCGGCGCTGGCGGGGCCGGCGCTGGAATCGGGCATCCGCAACAAACTGTCCGACATCGTGATCCTGCTCGACGACCGCAGCGCCAGCCAGGCGCTGCCGGGGCGGGCGGCGCAGACCGATGCCGCGGTCGAGGAACTGACCCGCCAGCTTGCCGCCCTGCCGGATACCGAGATCCGCCGGGTGACGCTGGGCGACGACCCGGACGGCACGCTGGCCGGCGCGGCCCTGACCCGGGCGCTGGCCGCCGAGCCGCAGGGCCGCGTCGCCGGGGTGATCGCCCTGACCGACGGGCTGGTGCACGACGCGCCGATGGTCCCGGCCGCCGCGCCCGCGCCGGTGCATGTGCTGCTGACCGGCCAGCCCGCCGACTGGGACCGCCGGCTGGTGATCGAGGAAGCCCCGGCCTACGGGCTGATCGGCAAGCCCGTCACCATCCGCCTGCGGGTCGAGGACCAGGGGGCGGTGCCGCCCGAGGTGGCGCAGACCCCCGCCCGCCTGCGCATCATGCTGGACGGCGAGGAGATGCGCAGCCTCGACCTGCCGCCCGGCGTGACGCTGGATCTGCCGGTGGTGCCGGATCACGCCGGGCAGAACGTGGTCTCGATCGGCTTCGACGCGCCTGAAGGCCCGACGCCCGAACTGACCGACCGCAACAATTCCGCCGCCGTGCAGATCCAGGGCGTGCGCGACCGGCTGCGGGTGCTGCTGGTCTCGGGCGCGCCGCACGCGGGCGAGCGGACCTGGCGCAACCTGTTGAAATCCGACGCGAACGTAGACCTGATCCACTTCACCATCCTGCGGCCGCCGGACAAGATGGACGCGGTTCCGGTGGACGAGATGTCGCTGATCGCCTTCCCGACCCAGGAACTGTTCCTGGAGCGGATCAAGGATTTCGACCTGATCATCTTCGACCGCGACCGGGTGCGCGGCATTCTGATGCCGCTCTATTACGAGAACATCCGCCGCTATGTCGAAGAGGGCGGCGCGGTTCTGGTCTCGGCCGGACCGGAGATGTCCACCGTGGAAAGCCTGAACCTGTCGCCGATGGGGGCGATCATCCCGGCGCGCCCGACCGGCCGGGTCTATGACGAACCGTTCCTGCCGCGGCTGACCGAGGAGGGCCAGCGCCATCCCGTCACCGCCGGCCTGCCCGGCGCCCCGGCCGAGGGCTCGGACAGCCATTGGGGCCGCTGGCTGCGCATGTCGCAGGTGATCCCCGATCCGCGCGCGCAGGTGGTGATGACCGGCGCCAATGACGAGCCGCTGCTGATCCTGAACCGGGTCGGCAAGGGGCGGGTGGCGCTGCTGACCTCGGACCAGGTCTGGCTCTGGGGCCGGGGTTTCGAAGGCGGCGGCCCGCAACTGGAGCTGCTGCGCCGCATCGCGCATTGGTCGATGCAGGAACCGGAACTGGAGGAGGAGGCGCTGCTGGCCGATGTGACCGGCGGCCTGACCGTGACCATCACCCGCCGCACCATGGACGAGACCGCCGGCCCGCTGCGCATCACCCGTCCCGATGGCGGGACCGAGGATCTGCCGCTGGCCGAGGCCGGGCCGGGCCGTTTTACCGCGCGCTGGACGGCGCGGGGACCGGGGCTGTATCGGCTGGCCGATGGCGAGATCAGCCGCGTCCTGGCGCTCGGCCCGGCGGCACCGCGGGAATTCGAGGAAACCGTGGCCTCGGGCGCGGTGCTGGGCCCCCTGGCCGAGGCGACGCAGGGGGCGGTGCTGCCGCTCTCCGAGGGCGTCCCATCGCTGCGCACGGTGCGCGAAGGCCGGCCGGCGCATGGCCAGGGCGTGGCCGGCCCCTGGATCGCCATCACCCCGCGCGACGCTGCATCGGTCAGCGGCATGACGCACCGGCCGCTGCTGCCGGGCTGGGCCTGGCTGGCGCTGATCGCCGGGCTGGCGCTGGCCGGCTGGCTGGCCGAGGGGCGCGGCCGGCTGCGCCGCGCCTGAGCGCCGGCAAAACTTGCCAAGATCGCCCCCCGTTGCTAGGCAAATGAAAACATTCCAAGAGGACCGCATGGCTTCCGACGAGACCGCCTATATCCCGCCGACCGAAGTCGATCTGGCGATGATCAAGCGCATCCTGCCGCATCGCTATCCCTTCCTGCTGGTGGACAAGGTCCGCGACATCGTGCCGATGGAAAGCTGCGTCGGCATCAAGAACGTCACCTCGAACGAACCGCATTTCGAGGGGCATTTCCCGCAAGAGCCGGTGATGCCGGGCGTGCTGATCATCGAGGCCATGGCCCAGGCCGCGGCGGTGCTGGTCGGCGTGTCGCTGGATCTGGCCGGCAAGGGCATGGGCACCTATTTCATGTCGATCGACAAATGCCGCTTCCGTCAGAAGGTGGTGCCCGGCGACGTGCTGGAATTGCACATGAAGACCCTGCGCGGCGGCGGCAAGGTCTGGAAATTCGAGGGTCGCGCCATCGTGAACGGCCAGCTTGCCGCCGAGGCCGAGGTCATGGCCATGCTGAACCGTGGCGAGAATGGCTGAGACCGTGATCCACCCCTCGGCCGTCGTCGACCCCGCCGCGCGGATCGGCGAGGGTTGCGAGATCGGCCCGTTCTGCGTCATTGGCCCCGAGATCAGCCTCGGCCGCGGCGTGGTGCTGAAATCCCATGTCGTGGTGACGGGCGAGACCAGGATCGGCGACGAGACCGTCGTCTTCCCCTTCGCCTCGCTGGGCGAGGTGCCGCAGGACCTGAAGTTCCGCGGCGAACGCACCCGGCTGGAAATCGGCGCCCGCAACCGCATCCGCGAATACGTGACCATGAACCCCGGCACCGAGGGCGGCGGCGGCGTCACCCGGGTCGGCGACGACGGGCTGTTCATGGCCGGCAGCCATGTGGCGCATGACTGCCGGATCGGCGACCGGGTGATCCTGGTGAACAACGCCTCGGTGGCGGGCCATTGCGTGCTGGAAGACGACGTGATCGTCGGCGGCCTGTCCGGCGTGCATCAATGGGTGCGCATCGGCCGCGGCGCGATGATCGGCGCGGTGACCATGGTGACCGCCGACGTGATCCCCTTCGGCCTGGTGCAGGGGCCGCGCGGCCATCTGGACGGGCTGAACCTGGTCGGGTTGAAGCGCCGCGGCGCCTCGCGCGAAGACATCCACGCGCTGCGCGACATGCTGGGCCAGTTGGGGCGGGGCAGCTTCCGCGACACCGCCCGCCAGCTGGCGGACGAGGATCACGGCCCGATGGTGCGCGAGGTGCTGGATTTCATCCTCGGCCCCTCGGACCGCAGCTTCCTGGCCCCACATCCGTGAGAGCACATCCATGAGCCGCATCGCCCTGATCGCCGGCGAGGGCTGCCTTGCCCCCGCCATCGCCGCCGCGCTGGACCAGCCGCTGGTCTATGCGCTGGACAACCTGAAACCGCAGCTCGAGGCCAGGCCCTTCCGCCTGGAACGGCTGGTGCCCTTCCTGGACGAGCTGGCCGACCAGGGGGTGACGCAGGCGGTTTTCGCCGGCGCCATCCGCCGCCCGAAGATCGAGCCCGAGCTTTTCGACCCGCGCACCCTGACCATCGTGCCGCGCATCCTGATGGGGATGCAGTCGGGCGATGACGCCGCCTTGCGCGCGGTGCTCGACGTATTCGAGGAAGCCGGCATAACCATCTGTTCTGTCGATCAGATCCTGCCGGATCTGGTGCCTGGGGAAGGCGTGCTGGCGGGCGAGCCGAGCCCACGCGACCAGAAGGACGCCGCCCGCGCCGCCGAGATCGTCCGGGGCCTCGGCACGCTCGACATCGGTCAGGGCGCGGTGGTGGCGCAGGGGCTTTGCCTTGCGGTCGAGGCGCTGCCGGGCACCCAGGCGATGCTGGAATTCGCCCGGCTCCATGTCGGGTTGAAACCCGATCCGAAGGGGGCGGGCGGCGTGCTATACAAGGCGCCCAAGCCCGGCCAGGACCGCCGCATCGACCTGCCGACCATCGGGCCCGATACCGTGATCCAGGCTGCCGAGGCCGGGCTGGCCGGCATCGCCTGGGAGGCGGGCAGCGTTATCCTGCTGGACCGCGCCGAGGCGGTGCGCCGCGCCCAGGCAGCGGGGCTGTTTCTGTGGTCGCGGGGGTGAATGGGTGTTGGGAAAGCGGAAATGAGGCTTGCTTCACCGTTTTCCAAATACCCAAATGACGGTGCCGCGACAGCGGCAGCAGGGTATTTGGAAAACGGTGAAGACCGGGAGGCTTCTTTGTTTTGCAAAGACTCATGTCGGGACATGGCAAGCGGAGCGACGCGATGAAGTTCTTCCTGATCGCGGGCGAGCCTTCGGGCGACAATCTGGGCGGCGCGCTGATGGCCGGGCTGAACAGCCTCGATCCCGGCGCCGAATTCCTGGGGATCGGCGGCCCGGCCATGGCGGCGCAGGGGCTCGCGAGCCGCTTTCCCATGGAAGAGCTGAGCCTGATGGGCATCTGGGAGGTGCTGCCGAAATACCGGGCGCTGAAGGCCCGGATCGCCGAGACCGCCCGCGCCGTCGTCGAGGCCCGGCCCGATGCGCTGATCACCATCGACAGCCCGGATTTCTGCCTGCGCGTGGCGCGCCAGGCGCGGGCGCTGGCCCCGGATCTGCGCACCATCCATTACGTCGCGCCCTCGGTCTGGGCCTGGCGGCCGGGCCGGGCCGGAAAGATGGCCGAGGTCATCGACCATGTGCTGGCGATCCTGCCCTTCGAGCCGCCCCTGATGCAGGCCGCCGGCATGACGTGCGATTTCGTCGGCCATCCCATTGTCGCCGAGCCGGTGGCGGGCGCGGCCGAGGCGGCGGCCTTTCGCGCCGCGAACGGCATCGCGCCGGATGCGCCGCTGGTCCTGTGCCTGCCGGGCTCGCGCCGGACCGAGGTCGGCCGGCTTGGCCCGCGCTTCGACGAGGCGCTGATGCGGCTGCGCGACCGGGTGCCGGAGATTCGCGTGGTGATCCCGACCGTGCGCGGCGTCTCGGGCCTGGTGCGCGACATGGCCCGGCGCTGGCCGACCGCACCGGTGGTGATCGAAAGCCCCGAGGAAAGGCGCGCGGCCTTCGCCGCCGCCGACCTGGCGCTGGCCGCCTCGGGCACGGTCAGCCTGGATCTGGCCGCGAACGGCGTGCCCATGGTGATCGGCTATGACGTGGCGCCGCTCAGCCGGCTGATCATCGGGATGCTGCTGCGCACCGACACCGTGACGCTGGTCAACCTGGTCAGCGAGACCCGGGCGGTGCCGGAATATCTGGGCCGCAACTGCCAGCCGGGGCCGATGTCGCAGGCGCTCTACCGGCTGATCGAGGATCCCGAGGAGCGCGGCGCGCAGCTTGCCGCCATGGCGCTGACCATGGAGCGGTTGGGGCGCGGCGGCGAGCCTCCGGGCTTGCGCGCCGCGCGTTCGGTCATGACGGCGATCAGTTCTGCGCCGCGACCACGATGATCTCGACCTTGTAGTCGGGCGTCGCCAGCGCCGATTCGCCGGTGGCGCGGGCCGGGGCGTGGCCGGCGGCGACCCAGCCGTCCCAGACCGCATTCATCTCGGCGAAATCAGCCATGTCGGCCAGCCACACCTGGGCCGAAAGGATGCGGGTCTTGTCCGAGCCGCATTCCGCCAGCAGCCGGTCGATCTGGGCCAGCACCGCGCGGGTCTGCTCGGTCACCGATTCGCCGGGCTTGCCGACCTGGCCCGCCAGGTAGACGGTGCCGTTATGGACGACCGCCTGGCTCATGCGGGGGCCGGTCTCGATACGCTTGATCTCGGACATGGAAAATCCTTTCGGGTTGGGCCGGCGTCAGAAAAGCCGCCAGAGGAACAGCGCCGTCATGCCAAAGCCGATGGCCGCAATCAATGCCCGCAACGCGCCGATCGGGATGCGCCGCGCCACCGGCGCGCCCAGATAGCCGCCGAGCACGGTGCCGAGGCTCATCACCGCCGCCGGACCCCAGGCCACCTGCCCGCCCGCCGCGAAGATCGCGAAGGAGATCACCGACAGCGCGAAGGACAGCCAGTTCTTCAGCCCGTTCATCTGGTTCAGCTGCGTCATGCCCCAAAGCGCGAACAGCGCCAGCAGCACGATGCCCAGCCCGCCGTTGAAATAGCCGCCATAGACCGCGACCGGCACCATGGTCCCGGCGCCGAAGGGCGCCACCGCGTTGCGGTGCTGCGCTGCCCATTCCCGCACCCTGGCGCCCCAGATGAAGACCGAGGTCGCGGCCAGCAACAGGAAGGGCACCAGCACCGCGAAGGCCTGGTTCGACGAGACCAGCAGCAGGCAGGAGCCGGCGACACCGCCGACCAGCGTCCAGAAGGTCAGCCGCAGCACCAGCGCGCGCTCGATCTGCGCGATCTCGCGCCGGAAGCCCAGGGCCGCCGACAGATAGCCCGGCAGCGCCGCGACGGTGCTGGTGGCATTGGCCGAGACCACCGGCACGCCGCCGGCGACCAGGGCCGGGAAGGTGATGAAGGTGCCGCCGCCGGCGACGGCATTCAGCATCCCGCCGAAAAAACCGGCGACGAGCATCAGCAGGGTATCGGTCATGCGCGGCCTTTCCGGAACGTTGGGCAGCCCTGCTTAGCCGCGCGGGCAGGGGGCGTCCAGCAGCCGGACAGGCAAACGCCCGGAGAAACGCTGCGGGCGGGATCGTGGCCGGGCCTGATCCGGTCAGAAGATGCCGGTCAGATACAGCAGGATGATCACGAAGATCGGAACCCCCAGCAGCCAGGCGATGATGCCTTTCATGATCTCCTCTCCCATCAGATGCTCGGGATCCGAACGCGGGCTGCCGGGGATTGTTCCCGGCAGCCGCAGGGGCCTGGCCGTCGGCCGGTTTCGAAGAAAAGCGCCGCTCCCGGGAATAGGGGGGCTGCCGGGCCGTAAACCCCTTGCCCCCTTCTGGGGTGCTCTGGGTCAAAGGATGAAACGCATGAAAGCCCTTCGCATGGTTCTGATGGCAGGCATCGCCGCGGCCGCGGCGCTTCCGGCGCCGGCATATGCGGATGATGATGACGCCCCGCGCTACGCGCCCGGCCCGGGGATCGAGCGGCTGCTGCTGCGCGGTCTCGGCGGCTGGGCATATCCGGTCTGGCGCGGCGATGACGACGACGACCGGCGCCGGGTTCGCTATCGCGGCTGGGGCGACGACGACGATGATCGCCCACGCTGGCGCAGGGGTGATCGCGACGACGACGACGATGATGATGATGATGATGACGACGACGATTGACGGATCGTGCCGCGGCAGGACGGTCGGCCCCCGGCCTTAGCCG belongs to Paracoccus sp. TOH and includes:
- the lpxB gene encoding lipid-A-disaccharide synthase — protein: MKFFLIAGEPSGDNLGGALMAGLNSLDPGAEFLGIGGPAMAAQGLASRFPMEELSLMGIWEVLPKYRALKARIAETARAVVEARPDALITIDSPDFCLRVARQARALAPDLRTIHYVAPSVWAWRPGRAGKMAEVIDHVLAILPFEPPLMQAAGMTCDFVGHPIVAEPVAGAAEAAAFRAANGIAPDAPLVLCLPGSRRTEVGRLGPRFDEALMRLRDRVPEIRVVIPTVRGVSGLVRDMARRWPTAPVVIESPEERRAAFAAADLALAASGTVSLDLAANGVPMVIGYDVAPLSRLIIGMLLRTDTVTLVNLVSETRAVPEYLGRNCQPGPMSQALYRLIEDPEERGAQLAAMALTMERLGRGGEPPGLRAARSVMTAISSAPRPR
- a CDS encoding DUF4159 domain-containing protein; its protein translation is MRLILLILPFWALCWTAALHAQEAPDPRLMRAADEVTLAYVITGDAEVDAASEAGLRGLSQVLTARTTVEPDEPIGIDPDRDDLSLLTFLYWPVTEAQPLPSPQAYVRLNHFLRSGGMILFDTRDGDIAGLGGPDGSATLQTLAAPLDIPPLAPVPGDHVLTRTFYLLRDFPGRYQGREIWAEAPPAGAEAAEGVPFRNLNDGVSPVLIGGNAWAEAWAVDDNGLPMFSVGSGFDGERQREMAYRFGVNLVMYVLTGNYKSDQVHVPALLDRLRQEEVSE
- the fabZ gene encoding 3-hydroxyacyl-ACP dehydratase FabZ → MASDETAYIPPTEVDLAMIKRILPHRYPFLLVDKVRDIVPMESCVGIKNVTSNEPHFEGHFPQEPVMPGVLIIEAMAQAAAVLVGVSLDLAGKGMGTYFMSIDKCRFRQKVVPGDVLELHMKTLRGGGKVWKFEGRAIVNGQLAAEAEVMAMLNRGENG
- the lpxA gene encoding acyl-ACP--UDP-N-acetylglucosamine O-acyltransferase codes for the protein MAETVIHPSAVVDPAARIGEGCEIGPFCVIGPEISLGRGVVLKSHVVVTGETRIGDETVVFPFASLGEVPQDLKFRGERTRLEIGARNRIREYVTMNPGTEGGGGVTRVGDDGLFMAGSHVAHDCRIGDRVILVNNASVAGHCVLEDDVIVGGLSGVHQWVRIGRGAMIGAVTMVTADVIPFGLVQGPRGHLDGLNLVGLKRRGASREDIHALRDMLGQLGRGSFRDTARQLADEDHGPMVREVLDFILGPSDRSFLAPHP
- a CDS encoding sulfite exporter TauE/SafE family protein: MTDTLLMLVAGFFGGMLNAVAGGGTFITFPALVAGGVPVVSANATSTVAALPGYLSAALGFRREIAQIERALVLRLTFWTLVGGVAGSCLLLVSSNQAFAVLVPFLLLAATSVFIWGARVREWAAQHRNAVAPFGAGTMVPVAVYGGYFNGGLGIVLLALFALWGMTQLNQMNGLKNWLSFALSVISFAIFAAGGQVAWGPAAVMSLGTVLGGYLGAPVARRIPIGALRALIAAIGFGMTALFLWRLF
- the lpxI gene encoding UDP-2,3-diacylglucosamine diphosphatase LpxI (LpxI, functionally equivalent to LpxH, replaces it in LPS biosynthesis in a minority of bacteria.), with the protein product MSRIALIAGEGCLAPAIAAALDQPLVYALDNLKPQLEARPFRLERLVPFLDELADQGVTQAVFAGAIRRPKIEPELFDPRTLTIVPRILMGMQSGDDAALRAVLDVFEEAGITICSVDQILPDLVPGEGVLAGEPSPRDQKDAARAAEIVRGLGTLDIGQGAVVAQGLCLAVEALPGTQAMLEFARLHVGLKPDPKGAGGVLYKAPKPGQDRRIDLPTIGPDTVIQAAEAGLAGIAWEAGSVILLDRAEAVRRAQAAGLFLWSRG
- a CDS encoding RidA family protein, which encodes MSEIKRIETGPRMSQAVVHNGTVYLAGQVGKPGESVTEQTRAVLAQIDRLLAECGSDKTRILSAQVWLADMADFAEMNAVWDGWVAAGHAPARATGESALATPDYKVEIIVVAAQN